The following DNA comes from Janthinobacterium sp. TB1-E2.
TCCGGGTAAAAATGGTCTTCCCAGATGACGGGACCGTCCTTGCTCTCGATGCATTCGGACGCCACGCCAGGGCCCATCACTTCGGACAAGCCGTAGATATCCACGGCGTCGATGCCGGCGCGCGCTTCGATTTCCGAACGCATGGCGTCCGTCCACGGCTCGGCGCCAAAGATGCCCACTTTCAGCGACGATTCCGCCGGGTCGAGGCCCTGGCGCGTGAATTCCTCGATGATGTTGAGCATGTACGATGGCGTGACCATGATGATAGACGGCTTGAAATCCTGGATCAGTTGCACCTGCTTTTCCGTCTGCCCGCCCGACATCGGGATGACCGTGCAGCCCAGACGTTCGGCGCCATAGTGCGCACCCAGGCCGCCCGTGAACAGGCCGTAGCCGTAGGAGATGTGCACCATGTCGCCCGCGCGGCCACCGCCGGCGCGGATCGAGCGCGCCACCACATTGGCCCAGGTATCGATGTCGTTCTGCGTGTAGCCGACCACCGTGGCCTTGCCCGTGGTGCCGCTCGACGCGTGGATGCGCACCACTTGCTCGCGCGGCACGGCGAACAGGCCGAACGGGTAATTGTCGCGCAAGACTTTCTTATCGGTGAACGGGAATTTGGCCAGGTCCGCCAGGGATTTGAGGTCGTCCGGATGCACGCCCGCTTCGTCAAAAGCGGCGCGGTAATGGGGCACGTTGTCATACGCGTGCTTGAGCGTCCATTTCATGCGTTCGAGCTGCAGCGCCTGCAGTTCATCCTTGCTGGCGCACTCGATCGGCTCGAGGTCATTCGGGGAAGGCGTACGTTGGACCATCATTGTCTCCTGAATCGTTTCTATCACTGTGTAATTGCTACCGGCAGTTCAAACCTGCTCTTGTCACTTCAATTGCTAATCACTTCGCCGGCCACGCGGATCGACTTGCCGCGGAAGAGCGCAATGGCGCGGCCTTCCTGATTGCTGACCTTGACGTCATAGACACCGCTCTTGCCGGCCAGCGCCTGCTCGACGGCATGCGCCGTCAGCACGTCGCCTTCGCGGCCCGGCGCCAGGTAGTCGATGGTGCAGCCGGCGCCCACGGTATTCATGTTGTAGCTGTTGCAGGCAAAGGCGAAAGCGCTGTCGGCCAGAGCGAAGATGAAACCGCCGTGGCAGGTCTGGTGGCCGTTGAGCATGTCGGCGCGCACCGTCATCGTCATGCGCGCATGGCCGGGACCCACGCCGGCCAGGGAGATGCCCATGGCGGCGGTGGCGTTATCGCGCGACAGCATCGAGGCGGCGGCCGCTTCGGCCAGGGCTTGCGCGGTCATGTTGTGGTCCTTATTGGACATATCATTCGGCATGAAACGGTGCTCCATTGGCGAGTTTGCGGCGCAGCAGCGGCGAGACCCGGTAGCGGTCTTCGCCATAGCCCAGCGCCAGATGCTGCAATACGGTGACGATGTGCTGGATGCCGACGGCATCGGCCCAGGCCAGCGGTCCGCGCGGATAGTTGACGCCCTTCTGCATGGCGATATCGACGGCGGCCACCGTGCACACGCCCTGGTTGACTGCGTCGGCCGCCTCGTTGGCCAGCATGGCGACCGTGCGCATGACGGCCAGGCCAGGCACGTCGTCCAGGCGCGTGACGATGAAACCGGCCGCCTGGAACAGGCCGACGACGGCCGCGTAGGCGGCGTCGCTGCACTGGTCGGCGCGGGCCACGGCGATGCGTTTGGCACCGGCGTAATCGAGCGCCAGGTCGAACAGCACCGTATCCGGATGCTGGTTGTCGTGCGCGCGCTGGGTGGCGCTGCGGCCATCGGTCAGGTAAATCGCGGCGCCATGGCAATGCAGGGCCGGCGCTTCGTCATGCGCCTGGCCTTCCTGCGTCACGCGGCGGCTGACGGTGATACCGGCCTGCTCCAGCCGCTGCACCAGGCTGTGGATGATGCCGCTATGGCCACGGCCATCGCCGCCGATGGCGGCCGACAGGGCGACGAATTCGGGCTTCGGCTGCGCGCTTTCCGCCTGCGCCACAGGCGCGCTGGCGCCTTCGCCATACGGGTAGAAGCCGCGGCCCGATTTGCGGCCGAGGAAACCGGCGTTGACCATTTCCTGTTGCAGCACGGATGGCGTGAAACGCGGGTCGTTGAAATAGGCGCCGAACACGGATTGCGTGACGGAGAAATTCACGTCATGGCCAATCAGGTCCATCAATTCGAAGGGCCCCATGCGGAAACCGCCCGCTTCGCGCAGCACGGCATCGATGGTGGCGGCATCGCCCGCCTGCTCGTTCAACAGGCGCCAGCCTTCCGCGTAAAATGGGCGGGCAACGCGGTTGACGATAAAGCCGGGCGTCGATTTCGCATGCACGGGGTTCTTGCCCCAGGCGATGGACGTGTCGTAGACGGTGGCGGCCACCTGCTCGCTGGTGGCCAGGCCACTGATCACTTCGACCAGCGCCATCAGGGCCACGGGATTAAAGAAATGCATGCCGACCAGGCGTTCCGGGCGGCGCAGCTTGGCGGCAATCGCCGTGACGGAAATCGACGACGTGTTCGTCGCCAGGATGCAGTCGTCGCCGACCAGCGCTTCGAGTTCGGCGAACAGGCCGCGCTTGACGTCGAGGTTTTCCACGATGGCTTCCACCACCAGGGCGCAATCGCTCACATCGGCCAGGCTGCCGGCCGCCTGCAGGCGCGCCGTGGCGGCGGCCGCATCGCCTTGCGTCATGCGGCCCTTTTCGGCCAGCTTCGCATACATCTTGCCGATGTCGGCCAGCGCCTTGCTGACGGCTTCCGCTCGCGTGTCGTACAACTTGACACGGTAGCCGGCGGCGGCGGCCACCTGCGCGATGCCGGCGCCCATGGCGCCGCTGCCGATGACGGCGACGATACTGTTGTTGTCCAAAGCTGCCATATCAATGTCCCTTGAATTGCGGTGCGCGCTTTTCCATGAAGGCGGCCACGCCTTCGCGGTAATCGTCGCTGTTACCGAGATCGCTCATCATGCGCGCTTCCAGCGCCAGCTGCTGCGGCAGGGTATTGGCGCCACTGGCGGCCAGCGCCTGCTTGGTGTAGGCCAGGCCCTTGGTTGGCGCCGTGGAAAAGTGCACGGCCAGCTTGCGCGTTTCCTGCGCCAGTTCTGCATCCTCGACGCATTTCCAGATCAGGCCCCAGTCTTCCGCTTTTTCCGCCGTCAGTTTTTCACCGAGCATGGCCAGTCCCATGGCGCGCGCCGAACCGATCAAACGTGGCAGGAAGAAGGTGCCGCCCGTGTCCGGGATCAGGCCCAGCTTGCAGAACACTTCGACGAAACTGGCCGACTTGCCGGCGATGACGATGTCGCAGGCCAGCGCCAGGTTGGCGCCCGCGCCGGCGGCCACGCCGTTGACGGCGCAAATCACGGGCATGGGCAAAGCCTTCAAGGCCAGCACCAGCGGCGCATAGTTCTTTTCCACCGATTCGCCGAGGTCCACGCCCTTCGAACCCGGCTCCACGGCGCGGTCGGACAAATCCTGGCCCGCGCAAAAACCGCGGCCCGCGCCCGTCAGCACGAAGACGCGCACGGTGCTGTCGGCGTTCACCTTGGCGATCGCGTCGCGCACTTCCTCGTGCATGGCTTGCGTAAAGCTATTCAGTTTGTCGGGACGGTTCAGGGTCAACGTGGCGATGCCCTGCTCGATGGTGAAGAGGATGTTTTGGTAGGTCATGGCGTGTCTCGCTATTTTATTTATTGGCCCGCAGCGGAAATCTGGGGTCAGACCCGGCGGGTCTGACCCCGGCATTTATTCAGCCTGGTCGAAATCGACAATCACCTTGTCGGTGACAGGAAAACTCTGGCAGCTGAGGACAAAACCGCGCGCCACTTCGTAGTCTTCCAGCGCGTAGTTGACGTCCATTTCGACCTTGCCGTCGAGGATCTTGCAGCGGCAGGTCGAGCATACGCCGCCCTTGCACGAGTAGCGCATGTCCAGCCCGGCGCGCAGGCCCGCGTCGAGGATGGATTCCTTGTCCTTGTCCATCGTGAAGGTGGTGTGGTTGCCGTCCATGATGACGGTCACTTCCGTTTCCTGCACGGCGTCGGCGGCCAACTGGGCGCGCGGCTTGTGGGCATTTTTCGGGATGCTGGCGGCGAACAGTTCGATCTTGATGTTCTGCTTGGGCATGCCGGCCGCCTGCAGGGCGGCGGAGACGCCCAGCATCATGTCTTCCGGGCCGCAGATAAACGCATTGTCGTAGTCTTCGACCTTGATCCAGTGCTGCAGGAATTGCTCGCATTTTTCCTGGGTGATGCGGCCGTTGAACAATTCGATGTCCTGCTGCTCGCGGCTCATCACGTAGACGAGGTTCAGGCGCTCCAGGTACACATCCTTCAAGTCCGTCAATTCTTCCTTGAAGATGACGGACGACGAGGCGCGGTTGCCGTAGAACAGGGTGAAGCGGCTCAGAGGTTCCGTCAGCAGGGTCGTCTTGATGATGGAGAGGATGGGCGTAATGCCGCTGCCGGCCGCAAAGGCCAGGTAGTGTTTGCGGTTGACGCAATCGAGCGGCACGTTGAAGTGGCCCATGGGCGGCATCACGTCGATGGTGGCGCCGGCCTTCAGGGTGTCGTTCGCCCAGGTCGAGAAAGCGCCGCCGGGCGTGCGCTTGATGGCCACGCGCAGGGTGCCGTCCTGCACCGCCGAACAGATCGAATACGAGCGGCGCACGTCTTCCGCATTGATATTGGCGCGCAGGGTCAGGTGCTGGCCCTGCTGGAAGCGGAACTGCTGCTGCAATTCAAATGGCACGTCGAACGTGACGGCGATGGTGTCGCGCGTTTCATTGCGCACGTTGGCTACGCACAGCGGATAAAATTTACTCATGCTTCATCTCCAGTTTCTTCGGAACGTGTGCCTGATTTTTTTAGTGGCACTTGAAGTAGTCAAACGGTTCTCGGCAATCGATGCATTTGTACAGGGCCTTGCACGGCGTGGAGCCGAACTGGCTGGTCAGCTGCGTGTGCGTCGAGCCGCAGTTCGGGCAGATCACGTCCAGTTTCGGCATCGCCTGGCGCTTGACGCCGCCACGCAGGCCGCTGATATCGATCACCTGCTGCTGCGGCGGGGCGATGCCATAGCCTTTCAGCTTGGCCTTGCCCGATTCGCTCATCCAATCCGTCGTCCAGGCGGGCGCCAGCTGGTTCACCAAGGTCACCTTGGCCACGCCATGGCTGCGC
Coding sequences within:
- the paaK gene encoding phenylacetate--CoA ligase PaaK; protein product: MVQRTPSPNDLEPIECASKDELQALQLERMKWTLKHAYDNVPHYRAAFDEAGVHPDDLKSLADLAKFPFTDKKVLRDNYPFGLFAVPREQVVRIHASSGTTGKATVVGYTQNDIDTWANVVARSIRAGGGRAGDMVHISYGYGLFTGGLGAHYGAERLGCTVIPMSGGQTEKQVQLIQDFKPSIIMVTPSYMLNIIEEFTRQGLDPAESSLKVGIFGAEPWTDAMRSEIEARAGIDAVDIYGLSEVMGPGVASECIESKDGPVIWEDHFYPEIIDPETGEVLPDGEEGELVFTSLSKEALPIIRYRTRDLTRLLPPTSRSMRRIGKITGRSDDMLIIRGVNVFPTQIEELILKMPRLAPQYQLVVTRDGHLDKLEVIAELRIDLTATISASETDALARELEHRIKTHVGVSTRVRLVAAAGIERTLTGKARRVVDQRPKIFS
- the paaI gene encoding hydroxyphenylacetyl-CoA thioesterase PaaI, yielding MTAQALAEAAAASMLSRDNATAAMGISLAGVGPGHARMTMTVRADMLNGHQTCHGGFIFALADSAFAFACNSYNMNTVGAGCTIDYLAPGREGDVLTAHAVEQALAGKSGVYDVKVSNQEGRAIALFRGKSIRVAGEVISN
- the paaH gene encoding 3-hydroxyacyl-CoA dehydrogenase PaaH, producing the protein MAALDNNSIVAVIGSGAMGAGIAQVAAAAGYRVKLYDTRAEAVSKALADIGKMYAKLAEKGRMTQGDAAAATARLQAAGSLADVSDCALVVEAIVENLDVKRGLFAELEALVGDDCILATNTSSISVTAIAAKLRRPERLVGMHFFNPVALMALVEVISGLATSEQVAATVYDTSIAWGKNPVHAKSTPGFIVNRVARPFYAEGWRLLNEQAGDAATIDAVLREAGGFRMGPFELMDLIGHDVNFSVTQSVFGAYFNDPRFTPSVLQQEMVNAGFLGRKSGRGFYPYGEGASAPVAQAESAQPKPEFVALSAAIGGDGRGHSGIIHSLVQRLEQAGITVSRRVTQEGQAHDEAPALHCHGAAIYLTDGRSATQRAHDNQHPDTVLFDLALDYAGAKRIAVARADQCSDAAYAAVVGLFQAAGFIVTRLDDVPGLAVMRTVAMLANEAADAVNQGVCTVAAVDIAMQKGVNYPRGPLAWADAVGIQHIVTVLQHLALGYGEDRYRVSPLLRRKLANGAPFHAE
- the paaG gene encoding 2-(1,2-epoxy-1,2-dihydrophenyl)acetyl-CoA isomerase PaaG: MTYQNILFTIEQGIATLTLNRPDKLNSFTQAMHEEVRDAIAKVNADSTVRVFVLTGAGRGFCAGQDLSDRAVEPGSKGVDLGESVEKNYAPLVLALKALPMPVICAVNGVAAGAGANLALACDIVIAGKSASFVEVFCKLGLIPDTGGTFFLPRLIGSARAMGLAMLGEKLTAEKAEDWGLIWKCVEDAELAQETRKLAVHFSTAPTKGLAYTKQALAASGANTLPQQLALEARMMSDLGNSDDYREGVAAFMEKRAPQFKGH
- the paaE gene encoding 1,2-phenylacetyl-CoA epoxidase subunit PaaE, encoding MSKFYPLCVANVRNETRDTIAVTFDVPFELQQQFRFQQGQHLTLRANINAEDVRRSYSICSAVQDGTLRVAIKRTPGGAFSTWANDTLKAGATIDVMPPMGHFNVPLDCVNRKHYLAFAAGSGITPILSIIKTTLLTEPLSRFTLFYGNRASSSVIFKEELTDLKDVYLERLNLVYVMSREQQDIELFNGRITQEKCEQFLQHWIKVEDYDNAFICGPEDMMLGVSAALQAAGMPKQNIKIELFAASIPKNAHKPRAQLAADAVQETEVTVIMDGNHTTFTMDKDKESILDAGLRAGLDMRYSCKGGVCSTCRCKILDGKVEMDVNYALEDYEVARGFVLSCQSFPVTDKVIVDFDQAE
- the paaD gene encoding 1,2-phenylacetyl-CoA epoxidase subunit PaaD, whose protein sequence is MNTVAGAAALDAAQVWAWLGDVPDPEIPVISVVDLGIVRAVEVTDSDACIVTITPTYSGCPAMQVIADAVTEALRSHGVAKVTLVNQLAPAWTTDWMSESGKAKLKGYGIAPPQQQVIDISGLRGGVKRQAMPKLDVICPNCGSTHTQLTSQFGSTPCKALYKCIDCREPFDYFKCH